In the genome of Dunckerocampus dactyliophorus isolate RoL2022-P2 chromosome 6, RoL_Ddac_1.1, whole genome shotgun sequence, one region contains:
- the man2b1 gene encoding lysosomal alpha-mannosidase isoform X2, with translation MAAGAVGLILLIFLSESLSLPVGRQEESVCGYQSCHATKPGMLNVHLVPHTHDDVGWLKTVDQYFYGDRNDIQHAGVQYILDSVVDQLLKNPDRRFIYVETAFFYRWWSQQSSSMQETVKQLVNEGRLEFVNGGWCMSDEATTHYSAVIDQMTMGLRFLNETFGPCGRPRVAWHIDPFGHAREHASMFAQMGYDGFFFGRVDYQDRRQRMLAKEQELLWRASDSLAPPLADLFTGILPNGYNPPDGFCWDQSCDDPPIRDDPKLEDYNVEDVVERFLNIANSQALVYKTDHIIMTMGSDFQYENANLWYKNLDKLIHYVNARQSNGSRVNLLYSTPSCYLQELHRANLSWVLKTDDFFPYADDAHDFWTGYFSSRPALKRYERLSNSNLQTCNQLEVLGGPASRRGHFGKGDSRTLKSAMAVAQHHDAVSGTEKQHVANDYARRLANGWQHCQVLVSNSLAVLSGSTAERVYCNDLNISVCSLTESSKKFSINVFNPLARPITWPVRLPVNGTAYVVSDAQGKTVDCEVVPVSQATRNVRRSRGFAVNELLFQVQAPPLGFSTYFVSLLQDGSPPVFKWYRGPKSIWNKYLQVTFDPDTGLLSGLANLETKQNIRLAQNFYWYNASDGNNTASNQPSGAYIFRPNSSTPFVISKTVKTTSVMQEVRQWFAPWVSQVVRLHADSRVLELEWTVGPIPIDDDLGKEVITRLDTDIKSSGIFYTDSNGREVLQRKKDFRPTWHLRQSEPIAGNYYPINSRAFIKDDEDQLTVVTDRSQGGGSIQNGSLEIMLHRRLLYDDVRGVAEPLNETSHIFPDGLVVRGRLLISLDRPATAADTHRPVAQGMVLQPLLTFTEGDLHPNTRLEFSGLQAALPPAVHLLTLSQWDEQLVLLRLEHQFQSWESKVNSQPVTINLQKLFSTLEVLGVSELNLSANQWKDEMTRFDWTPQTGEKPLKKKLEDASPWEVTLTPMEIRTFLLRVDLR, from the exons ATGGCAGCCGGCGCTGTGGGGCTGATTCTGCTCATTTTCCTCAGTGAAAGTTTAAGTTTGCCTGTCGGCCGCCAGGAAGAGTCCGTGTGTGGTTACCAG TCGTGTCACGCGACCAAGCCCGGCATGTTGAACGTCCACTTGGTCCCACACACGCACGATGACGTCGGCTGGCTCAAGACGGTGGACCAATACTTTTATGGAG accgTAATGACATCCAACATGCGGGGGTGCAGTACATTCTGGACTCTGTGGTGGATCAGCTGCTGAAGAATCCCGACCGCAGGTTCATTTACGTGGAGACGGCCTTCTTCTACCGCTGGTGGAGCCAACAGAGCTCCAGCATGCAGGAGACGGTCAAACAGCTTGTCAATGAAG GCCGTCTGGAGTTTGTCAATGGCGGCTGGTGTatgagcgacgaggccaccacCCACTACAGCGCAGTTATCGACCAGATGACCATGGGCCTCAGGTTCCTCAACGAGACGTTTGGACCTTGTGGACGTCCCCGGGTCGCCTGGCACATTGACCCGTTTGGACACGCCCGTGAGCACGCCTCCATGTTTGCACAG ATGGGCTACGATGGCTTTTTCTTTGGTCGCGTGGACTACCAGGACCGGCGTCAGCGGATGCTGGCAAAGGAGCAGGAGCTTCTGTGGAGGGCTTCTGACAGCCTCGCCCCACCGCTGGCTGACCTCTTCACTG GCATCCTTCCTAATGGGTATAACCCCCCTGACGGCTTCTGCTGGGATCAGTCATGTGACGACCCACCAATCAGAGATGACCCGAAGCTGGAGGACTACAACGTTGAAGACGTGGTTGAACGCTTCCTCAATATTGCAAACAGCCAA GCGCTGGTGTACAAGACGGATCACATCATCATGACCATGGGCTCAGACTTCCAGTACGAGAACGCCAACCTGTGGTACAAGAACCTGGACAAGCTGATCCACTACGTCAACGCTCGACAGTCCAACGGAAGTCGAGTCAACCTGCTTTACTCCACGCCTTCGTGTTACCTTCAAGAGCTGCACAGAGCCAACCTCTCCTG GGTTCTGAAGACGGACGACTTCTTCCCCTATGCTGATGACGCTCACGACTTCTGGACCGGCTACTTCAGCAGCAGGCCTGCGTTGAAACGCTATGAGAGGCTCAGCAACAGCAATCTGCAG ACTTGTAACCAGCTGGAGGTTCTGGGTGGACCAGCCTCCAGGAGGGGACACTTTGGCAAGGGGGACAGTCGCACCTTAA AGAGCGCCATGGCGGTGGCCCAGCACCATGATGCCGTCTCGGGCACCGAGAAGCAACACGTCGCAAACGACTACGCCAGGAGGCTCGCCAACGGGTGGCAACATTGTCAA GTTCTGGTCAGCAACAGTCTGGCTGTCCTCAGCGGCTCAACGGCCGAGCGGGTCTACTGCAACGACCTCAACATCAGCGTGTGTTCTCTCACAGAGTCCAGCAAGAAG TTCTCCATCAACGTGTTCAACCCCCTGGCTCGTCCCATCACCTGGCCCGTCAGGCTTCCTGTTAACGGGACTGCGTACGTGGTGTCTGATGCTCAGGGAAAGACTGTGGACTGTGag GTGGTTCCGGTGTCTCAAGCCACGCGGAATGTGAGGAGGAGCCGCGGCTTTGCTGTGAACGAGCTCCTCTTCCAGGTGCAAGCCCCTCCACTGGGCTTCAGCACTTACTTTGTGTCCTTGCTTCAAGACGGTTCTCCACCAGTCTTTAAGTGGTACCGCGGACCCAAATCCATCTGGAACAAG TATCTACAAGTGACATTCGACCCAGACACCGGCCTGCTGAGTGGCCTGGCCAACTTGGAGACCAAACAGAACATCAGGCTGGCGCAGAACTTCTACTG GTACAACGCCAGCGATGGCAACAACACAGCGAGCAACCAGCCGTCAGGAGCTTACATCTTTAGACCCAACTCCTCCACGCCGTTTGTCATCAGCAAGACCGTCAAGAC GACGTCAGTGATGCAGGAAGTGAGGCAATGGTTCGCTCCCTGGGTGTCGCAGGTGGTTCGTCTCCATGCCGACAGTCGGGTTCTGGAGCTGGAGTGGACTGTGGGCCCCATTCCCATTGA CGACGACCTGGGCAAGGAGGTGATCACTCGATTAGACACGGACATCAAGTCTTCAGGGATCTTCTACACAGACTCCAATGGAAGAGAGGTTCTGCAGAGGAA GAAAGACTTCCGGCCCACTTGGCACCTGAGGCAGTCGGAGCCCATTGCCGGGAACTACTACCCCATCAACTCTCGTGCCTTCATTAAG GATGATGAGGACCAACTCACTGTGGTGACAGATCGCTCCCAAGGTGGCGGAAGCATCCAGAACGGCTCTCTGGAGATCATG CTCCACCGCCGTCTTTTGTACGACGACGTTCGCGGAGTCGCCGAGCCCCTTAACGAGACCTCTCACATCTTCCCGGACGGTCTTGTGGTCCGAGGGCGTCTCCTGATCTCCCTCGACCGCCCGGCCACCGCAGCAGACACGCACCGCCCCGTAGCGCAGGGGATGGTACTGCAGCCCCTGCTTACGTTCACCGAAGGAGACCTGCACCCGAACACTCGACTGGAG TTCTCAGGACTTCAGGCTGCGCTGCCCCCTGCTGTCCACTTGCTGACGCTGAGTCAGTGGGACGAGCAGCTGGTACTGCTGAGGCTGGAGCATCAGTTTCAGAGCTGGGAGAGCAAAGTCAACTCGCAGCCGGTCACCATCAACCTGCAG AAGCTCTTTTCCACTCTGGAGGTTCTGGGTGTGTCCGAGTTGAACCTGTCAGCCAATCAGTGGAAAGATGAGATGACGCGTTTTGATTGGACACCACAGACAG gCGAGAAGCCACTGAAGAAAAAGCTTGAGGACGCTTCCCCGTGGGAGGTCACCTTAACACCAATGGAGATCCGAACCTTCCTGCTCAGAGTGGATCTCAGATAA
- the man2b1 gene encoding lysosomal alpha-mannosidase isoform X1, translating into MAAGAVGLILLIFLSESLSLPVGRQEESVCGYQSCHATKPGMLNVHLVPHTHDDVGWLKTVDQYFYGDRNDIQHAGVQYILDSVVDQLLKNPDRRFIYVETAFFYRWWSQQSSSMQETVKQLVNEGRLEFVNGGWCMSDEATTHYSAVIDQMTMGLRFLNETFGPCGRPRVAWHIDPFGHAREHASMFAQMGYDGFFFGRVDYQDRRQRMLAKEQELLWRASDSLAPPLADLFTGILPNGYNPPDGFCWDQSCDDPPIRDDPKLEDYNVEDVVERFLNIANSQALVYKTDHIIMTMGSDFQYENANLWYKNLDKLIHYVNARQSNGSRVNLLYSTPSCYLQELHRANLSWVLKTDDFFPYADDAHDFWTGYFSSRPALKRYERLSNSNLQTCNQLEVLGGPASRRGHFGKGDSRTLKSAMAVAQHHDAVSGTEKQHVANDYARRLANGWQHCQVLVSNSLAVLSGSTAERVYCNDLNISVCSLTESSKKFSINVFNPLARPITWPVRLPVNGTAYVVSDAQGKTVDCEVVPVSQATRNVRRSRGFAVNELLFQVQAPPLGFSTYFVSLLQDGSPPVFKWYRGPKSIWNKYLQVTFDPDTGLLSGLANLETKQNIRLAQNFYWYNASDGNNTASNQPSGAYIFRPNSSTPFVISKTVKTESIRTSVMQEVRQWFAPWVSQVVRLHADSRVLELEWTVGPIPIDDDLGKEVITRLDTDIKSSGIFYTDSNGREVLQRKKDFRPTWHLRQSEPIAGNYYPINSRAFIKDDEDQLTVVTDRSQGGGSIQNGSLEIMLHRRLLYDDVRGVAEPLNETSHIFPDGLVVRGRLLISLDRPATAADTHRPVAQGMVLQPLLTFTEGDLHPNTRLEFSGLQAALPPAVHLLTLSQWDEQLVLLRLEHQFQSWESKVNSQPVTINLQKLFSTLEVLGVSELNLSANQWKDEMTRFDWTPQTGEKPLKKKLEDASPWEVTLTPMEIRTFLLRVDLR; encoded by the exons ATGGCAGCCGGCGCTGTGGGGCTGATTCTGCTCATTTTCCTCAGTGAAAGTTTAAGTTTGCCTGTCGGCCGCCAGGAAGAGTCCGTGTGTGGTTACCAG TCGTGTCACGCGACCAAGCCCGGCATGTTGAACGTCCACTTGGTCCCACACACGCACGATGACGTCGGCTGGCTCAAGACGGTGGACCAATACTTTTATGGAG accgTAATGACATCCAACATGCGGGGGTGCAGTACATTCTGGACTCTGTGGTGGATCAGCTGCTGAAGAATCCCGACCGCAGGTTCATTTACGTGGAGACGGCCTTCTTCTACCGCTGGTGGAGCCAACAGAGCTCCAGCATGCAGGAGACGGTCAAACAGCTTGTCAATGAAG GCCGTCTGGAGTTTGTCAATGGCGGCTGGTGTatgagcgacgaggccaccacCCACTACAGCGCAGTTATCGACCAGATGACCATGGGCCTCAGGTTCCTCAACGAGACGTTTGGACCTTGTGGACGTCCCCGGGTCGCCTGGCACATTGACCCGTTTGGACACGCCCGTGAGCACGCCTCCATGTTTGCACAG ATGGGCTACGATGGCTTTTTCTTTGGTCGCGTGGACTACCAGGACCGGCGTCAGCGGATGCTGGCAAAGGAGCAGGAGCTTCTGTGGAGGGCTTCTGACAGCCTCGCCCCACCGCTGGCTGACCTCTTCACTG GCATCCTTCCTAATGGGTATAACCCCCCTGACGGCTTCTGCTGGGATCAGTCATGTGACGACCCACCAATCAGAGATGACCCGAAGCTGGAGGACTACAACGTTGAAGACGTGGTTGAACGCTTCCTCAATATTGCAAACAGCCAA GCGCTGGTGTACAAGACGGATCACATCATCATGACCATGGGCTCAGACTTCCAGTACGAGAACGCCAACCTGTGGTACAAGAACCTGGACAAGCTGATCCACTACGTCAACGCTCGACAGTCCAACGGAAGTCGAGTCAACCTGCTTTACTCCACGCCTTCGTGTTACCTTCAAGAGCTGCACAGAGCCAACCTCTCCTG GGTTCTGAAGACGGACGACTTCTTCCCCTATGCTGATGACGCTCACGACTTCTGGACCGGCTACTTCAGCAGCAGGCCTGCGTTGAAACGCTATGAGAGGCTCAGCAACAGCAATCTGCAG ACTTGTAACCAGCTGGAGGTTCTGGGTGGACCAGCCTCCAGGAGGGGACACTTTGGCAAGGGGGACAGTCGCACCTTAA AGAGCGCCATGGCGGTGGCCCAGCACCATGATGCCGTCTCGGGCACCGAGAAGCAACACGTCGCAAACGACTACGCCAGGAGGCTCGCCAACGGGTGGCAACATTGTCAA GTTCTGGTCAGCAACAGTCTGGCTGTCCTCAGCGGCTCAACGGCCGAGCGGGTCTACTGCAACGACCTCAACATCAGCGTGTGTTCTCTCACAGAGTCCAGCAAGAAG TTCTCCATCAACGTGTTCAACCCCCTGGCTCGTCCCATCACCTGGCCCGTCAGGCTTCCTGTTAACGGGACTGCGTACGTGGTGTCTGATGCTCAGGGAAAGACTGTGGACTGTGag GTGGTTCCGGTGTCTCAAGCCACGCGGAATGTGAGGAGGAGCCGCGGCTTTGCTGTGAACGAGCTCCTCTTCCAGGTGCAAGCCCCTCCACTGGGCTTCAGCACTTACTTTGTGTCCTTGCTTCAAGACGGTTCTCCACCAGTCTTTAAGTGGTACCGCGGACCCAAATCCATCTGGAACAAG TATCTACAAGTGACATTCGACCCAGACACCGGCCTGCTGAGTGGCCTGGCCAACTTGGAGACCAAACAGAACATCAGGCTGGCGCAGAACTTCTACTG GTACAACGCCAGCGATGGCAACAACACAGCGAGCAACCAGCCGTCAGGAGCTTACATCTTTAGACCCAACTCCTCCACGCCGTTTGTCATCAGCAAGACCGTCAAGACGGAAAGTATTCGG ACGTCAGTGATGCAGGAAGTGAGGCAATGGTTCGCTCCCTGGGTGTCGCAGGTGGTTCGTCTCCATGCCGACAGTCGGGTTCTGGAGCTGGAGTGGACTGTGGGCCCCATTCCCATTGA CGACGACCTGGGCAAGGAGGTGATCACTCGATTAGACACGGACATCAAGTCTTCAGGGATCTTCTACACAGACTCCAATGGAAGAGAGGTTCTGCAGAGGAA GAAAGACTTCCGGCCCACTTGGCACCTGAGGCAGTCGGAGCCCATTGCCGGGAACTACTACCCCATCAACTCTCGTGCCTTCATTAAG GATGATGAGGACCAACTCACTGTGGTGACAGATCGCTCCCAAGGTGGCGGAAGCATCCAGAACGGCTCTCTGGAGATCATG CTCCACCGCCGTCTTTTGTACGACGACGTTCGCGGAGTCGCCGAGCCCCTTAACGAGACCTCTCACATCTTCCCGGACGGTCTTGTGGTCCGAGGGCGTCTCCTGATCTCCCTCGACCGCCCGGCCACCGCAGCAGACACGCACCGCCCCGTAGCGCAGGGGATGGTACTGCAGCCCCTGCTTACGTTCACCGAAGGAGACCTGCACCCGAACACTCGACTGGAG TTCTCAGGACTTCAGGCTGCGCTGCCCCCTGCTGTCCACTTGCTGACGCTGAGTCAGTGGGACGAGCAGCTGGTACTGCTGAGGCTGGAGCATCAGTTTCAGAGCTGGGAGAGCAAAGTCAACTCGCAGCCGGTCACCATCAACCTGCAG AAGCTCTTTTCCACTCTGGAGGTTCTGGGTGTGTCCGAGTTGAACCTGTCAGCCAATCAGTGGAAAGATGAGATGACGCGTTTTGATTGGACACCACAGACAG gCGAGAAGCCACTGAAGAAAAAGCTTGAGGACGCTTCCCCGTGGGAGGTCACCTTAACACCAATGGAGATCCGAACCTTCCTGCTCAGAGTGGATCTCAGATAA
- the trmt1 gene encoding tRNA (guanine(26)-N(2))-dimethyltransferase, whose translation MLVRAARLTTLIVISPHLRPSRVAGAAASISIGPRSMEPSKTATQDPEVLDKKAAADSSSSGALAEWQEESPAGLLPGETVVREGKAAILFPSANEVFYNPVQEFNRDLTCAVITEFARDVLTQRGVKVQVPGEKERVVVSLSDDANEADAQSEEKKKAEEATTITATAGEKCERGLRVLEGLAASGLRSVRFALEVPGLQSVTANDFSTKAAALIARNAQYNKVSELLQASCKDASMLMYEMRGRKDRYDVIDLDPYGSPAAFLDAAVQAVSEGGLLCVTCTDMAVLAGNSGETCYSKYGSVSIKAKYCHELALRIILHSLDQRANVYQRYIQPLLAISADFYIRVFVRVFTGQATVKNSASKQALVYNCVGCGSFHLQRMGRRTSNGKHMKYSAATGPPVGPACEHCGQRHQLGGPIWAEPIHNQAFVQKVLSAVSGNPSRFGTSKRIEGMLSMVTEELEDAPLYYTVDSLSSTIHCNTPPLLQFRSALLHAGHRVSLSHACKNAIKTDAPPAIIWDIMRCWEKTNPVKREKLSEMSPACKILSNQPSFEACFTVRDDANPQSRQRHLTRFQENPQAFWGPKARAKAGGGISNDLQKKRLKNQNKRKNQITDSSQLKNFPCKRFKQGACTHGDECSYSHDAECTTEAKME comes from the exons ATGCTGGTGCGGGCTGCCCGGCTGACCACTCTCATCGTCATCTCCCCACACCTACGTCCGTCCCGCGTAGCTGGAGCTGCCGCCTCCATCAGCATAGGACCGAGATCCATGGAGCCCTCGAAAACAGCCACACAGGACCCGGAGGTTCTCGATAAAAAGGCAGCGGCTGACTCTTCTTCTTCTGGGGCGCTGGCTGAGTGGCAGGAGGAGTCTCCAGCGGGACTCTTACCTGGCGAAACAGTGGTGAGGGAGGGCAAGGCGGCTATCCTGTTTCCTAGTGCGAATGAGGTGTTTTACAACCCAGTCCAGGAATTTAATAGAGATTTAAC ATGTGCCGTGATCACCGAGTTCGCCAGAGATGTGCTGACTCAGCGTGGCGTCAAGGTGCAAGTGCCTGGCGAGAAGGAGCGTGTGGTGGTGTCGCTGTCCGATGACGCAAACGAGGCGGATGCGCAGAgcgaggagaagaagaaggcagAAGAGGCAACAACGATCACGGCGACTGCTGGGGAGAAATGTGAG CGGGGGCTTCGCGTGTTGGAAGGATTGGCGGCGTCCGGTCTGCGGTCGGTGCGGTTCGCCCTGGAAGTGCCGGGCCTTCAAAGTGTCACTGCTAACGACTTCTCCACCAAAGCCGCCGCCCTGATTGCCAGGAACGCTCAGTACAACAAAGTCAGCGAGCTCCTCCAAGCCAGCTGCAAGGACGCCAG CATGCTTATGTACGAGATGCGAGGCAGGAAGGATCGCTATGATGTCATCGATCTGGATCCCTACGGTAGCCCCGCCGCCTTTCTGGATGCCGCCGTGCAGGCCGTCAGTGAGGGAG GTCTTCTGTGCGTCACGTGCACCGACATGGCGGTGCTGGCGGGGAACAGCGGTGAGACGTGCTACAGCAAATATGGCTCAGTCTCCATCAAGGCTAAATATTGTCATGAGCTG GCTCTTCGCATCATCTTACACAGTTTGGACCAGCGGGCCAATGTGTATCAGCGCTACATTCAGCCCCTGCTGGCCATCAGCGCAGATTTCTACATTCGGGTCTTTGTACGCGTCTTCACAGGACAGGCCACCGTCAAAAACTCAGCCAG CAAACAGGCTCTTGTCTACAACTGTGTCGGCTGCGGTTCCTTCCACTTGCAAAGGATGGGCAGGAGAACCAGCAACGGGAAACA CATGAAATATTCTGCTGCCACTGGACCGCCTGTGGGACCAGCATGTGAGCACTGTGGACAGAGACATCAG CTGGGGGGTCCAATCTGGGCAGAACCTATCCACAACCAGGCCTTCGTCCAGAAGGTTTTGTCGGCGGTGTCGGGGAACCCATCTCGTTTTGGCACATCCAAGCGGATCGAGGGGATGCTGAGCATGGTGACCGAG GAGCTGGAGGACGCACCGCTTTATTACACGGTGGACAGTCTGAGCAGCACCATACACTGCAATACGCCACCTCTGCTCCAGTTTAG GTCAGCTCTTCTGCACGCAGGTCACAGAGTTTCCCTGTCTCACGCCTGCAAAAACGCCATCAAGACGGACGCGCCCCCCGCCATCATCTGGGACATCATGCGCTGCTGG GAGAAGACCAACCCGGTCAAACGGGAGAAACTTTCAGAGATGAGCCCCGCCTGCAAGATCCTCTCCAATCAGCCCAG CTTTGAAGCGTGTTTCACCGTGAGGGACGACGCCAACCCTCAGTCCCGTCAGCGCCACTTGACCCGATTCCAGGAGAACCCGCAAGCATTCTGGGGGCCCAAAGCCAGAGCAAAAGCCGG TGGTGGCATCTCAAATGACCTGCAGAAAAAGCGGCTCAAGAACCAGAACAAGCGGAAGAACCAGATCACAGATTCTTCGCAGCTGAAGAACTTTCCCTGCAAGAGGTTCAAACAG GGCGCGTGCACACATGGCGATGAATGCTCCTACTCGCACGATGCCGAGTGCACAACCGAAGCCAAAATGGAATGA